One genomic window of Anoplolepis gracilipes chromosome 5, ASM4749672v1, whole genome shotgun sequence includes the following:
- the LOC140666305 gene encoding uncharacterized protein isoform X2, whose protein sequence is MIEEVDSVIHAPDGLFNNASQSYLNFLTKDVKTVHPKDNTLKTDKQSRPLDGIVEIPSENINNCNKCQCILQTSLKKDNSVENNAVVTLLKGKIDMLYKELQAIQLKYNEMCDRSKELEIENKKLDNIKIKLYNQRRTLNDTITKLENRNSDTISNHQALSNENAALKKNLENLKKELNMLSQESTNYNVRLNRSLESNEKLRNELKCRQIEEKELRNTIRKLEESQKEVVKHLERQRNYLVHALERQMLLVDNLKKQNIYLISNEEIRLTEEDFAKLLLWKPEQL, encoded by the exons ATGATAGAGGAGGTTGATTCTGTCATACATGCTCCCGATGGTTTGTTTAACAATGCTAGTCAATCGTACTTAAATTTTCTAACGAAAGATGTAAAAACGGTACATCCAAAAGACAATACATTAAAGACAGATAAACAATCAAGACCATTAGATGGAATTGTTGAAATTCCAtcagaaaatatcaataattgtaataaatgtcAATGCATTCTTCAAACTTCATTAAAGAAGGATAATAGTGTGGAAAATAATGCTGTTGTTACATTGCTTAAAGGCAAGATAGATATGTTGTATAAAGAGCTACAAGCGATACAactgaaatataatgaaatg TGCGATCGTTCTAAAGaattagaaatagaaaataagaaacttgataatatcaaaattaaattgtataatcaGAGAAGAACATTGAATGATACAATCACTAAGTTGGAAAATAGAAACTCTGATACAATATCAAACCATCAAGCTTTGAGTAATGAAAATGCTGCTTTAAAAAAG aACTTGGAGAACCTTAAGAAGGAACTAAATATGTTAAGTCAGGAATCGACCAATTATAATGTGAGATTAAATAGATCTCTAGAAAGTAACGAGAAACTTAGgaatgaattaaaatgtagGCAGATAGAAGAAAAG GAATTAAGGAATACAATCAGAAAATTAGAAGAAAGCCAGAAAGAAGTTGTAAAACACTTGGAAAGACAACGAAATTATTTAGTGCATGCACTTGAGAGGCAAATGCTACTCGTAGATAATCTGAAGAaacaaaat atatatttaatatcaaatgaGGAAATTCGCTTAACAGAAGAAgactttgcaaaattattattgtggAAACCTGAGCAactgtaa
- the Sirt7 gene encoding NAD-dependent protein deacetylase sirtuin-7 — protein sequence MEETGNEKFLSRRRSAALKAFKVKDERVATLKKVAAILQKSEIDRTAEETGILASCSDVVKEVNLRQEKRDRIKARLEEVEDAAEILDEKCMRLAAAISRATSLTVYTGAGISTAASIPDYRGTNGVWTRLQQGKDIGNHDLTQAEPTLTHMALYALYKARVLKHVVSQNCDGLHLRSGIPRNLLSEVHGNMYVEVCRVCKPSKEYWRLFDVTEKTARYQHGTGRLCHRCNSLLQDSIVHFGERGNLPWPINWSGASRAAKQADVILCLGSSLKVLKKYPWLWQMDRPVPKRASLYIVNLQWTPKDENAVLKINGKCDEVMKRVMSYLGLEIPQYNRTKDPIFFHAIKLQNSEQLTTTQPCLEEPTIKKEPLSQSSDENVKCTVQQTEDKEDDCMSTVTVKTDTTTAYPAPFFAALPFLSMGLPFPPMYMYPQLTPLFYYPFIQVPNAPIEAPKPKPACSFCMEYEGSLSCLYYQRDGECPVPTKTENEQKQEEGTLVIRADTPSIVSPKNPGWFGKGYRKGMKRKR from the exons ATGGAGGAAACGGGTAACGAGAAATTCCTGTCGCGAAGACGGTCCGCCGCTTTGAAGGCTTTTAAAGTCAAGGACGAGAGGGTAGCTACTTTAAAGAAG GTAGCAgcgattttacaaaaatccGAAATAGACAGAACGGCGGAAGAAACTGGGATATTAGCCTCCTGTAGCGATGTAGTGAAAGAGGTTAATTTacg acAAGAAAAACGAGATAGAATAAAAGCAAGATTAGAAGAAGTCGAAGATGCAGCTGAGATCTTAgatgaaaaatgtatgcgcTTGGCAGCAGCGATCAGCAGAGCAACATCCCTCACAGTATACACTGGTGCTGGCATTAGTACAGCAGCGTCTATTCCAGATTATAGAGGAACTAATGGAGTTTGGACTCGTCTACAACAAGGGAAGGATATTGG GAATCATGATCTGACTCAAGCTGAACCAACGTTAACACACATGGCACTTTATGCGTTATACAAAGCACGAGTCCTCAAACATGTAGTTTCTCAAAACTGCGATGGGTTACATTTGCGCAGTGGCATTCCACGTAACCTTCTATCCGAAGTTCATGGCAACATGTATGTGGAAGTTTGTAGGGTATGCAAACCATCCAAGGAGTACTGGAGACTCTTTGACGTTACTGAAAAGACTGCTCGATATCAGCATGGTACAGGAAGATTATGTCACAGATGTAATTCACTGTTGCAAGATTCTATTGTTCATTTCGGCGAGAGAGGTAATCTACCTTGGCCAATCAATTGGAGCGGAGCGTCCAGAGCTGCCAAGCAAGCAGACGTTATACTATGTTTAGGTTCTAGTCTAAAAGTTCTCAAAAAATACCCGTGGTTGTGGCAGATGGATAGACCCGTTCCGAAAAGGGCTTCCCTGTAcattgtcaatttgcaatGGACTCCGAAAGACGAAAAtgcagttttaaaaataaacggaAAATGTGACGAAGTGATGAAGAGAGTCATGAGTTATCTTGGATTAGAAATACCGCAATATAATCGTACAAAAGATCCGATCTTTTTTCATGCTATTAAACTTCAGAACAGCGAACAGCTTACTACGACTCAACCGTGTCTCGAGGAACCGACAATCAAAAAGGAACCTTTGAGTCAAAGTAGCGATGAGAATGTGAAATGTACAGTGCAGCAAACTGAGGACAAAGAAGATGACTGCATGTCGACCGTAACAGTAAAAACCGACACAACGACTGCCTATCCAGCACCTTTTTTCGCCGCGTTACCATTTTTATCCATGGGCTTGCCATTTCCTCCTATGTACATGTATCCCCAATTGACgccgttattttattatccttTCATACAAGTACCGAATGCACCGATAGAGGCGCCGAAACCCAAGCCAGCTTGTTCGTTTTGTATGGAATATGAGGGCTCCCTTAGCTGTTTGTATTATCAGCGTGACGGAGAGTGTCCTGTACCGACGAAGACGGAGAATGAACAAAAACAGGAAGAAGGTACGCTGGTGATTCGCGCGGACACTCCAAGCATAGTATCTCCAAAGAATCCAGGCTGGTTTGGTAAAGGATACCGTAAAGGTATGAAAAGGAAGCGGTAG
- the LOC140666305 gene encoding testis-expressed protein 9 isoform X1, translating to MSDDLLAKEKEFRRLNHELQQKTHDMIEEVDSVIHAPDGLFNNASQSYLNFLTKDVKTVHPKDNTLKTDKQSRPLDGIVEIPSENINNCNKCQCILQTSLKKDNSVENNAVVTLLKGKIDMLYKELQAIQLKYNEMCDRSKELEIENKKLDNIKIKLYNQRRTLNDTITKLENRNSDTISNHQALSNENAALKKNLENLKKELNMLSQESTNYNVRLNRSLESNEKLRNELKCRQIEEKELRNTIRKLEESQKEVVKHLERQRNYLVHALERQMLLVDNLKKQNIYLISNEEIRLTEEDFAKLLLWKPEQL from the exons atgtccGATGATTTATTAGCTAAGGAAAAAGAGTTTCGTAGATTGAATCACGAGCTTCAGCAGAAGACTCATGATATGATAGAGGAGGTTGATTCTGTCATACATGCTCCCGATGGTTTGTTTAACAATGCTAGTCAATCGTACTTAAATTTTCTAACGAAAGATGTAAAAACGGTACATCCAAAAGACAATACATTAAAGACAGATAAACAATCAAGACCATTAGATGGAATTGTTGAAATTCCAtcagaaaatatcaataattgtaataaatgtcAATGCATTCTTCAAACTTCATTAAAGAAGGATAATAGTGTGGAAAATAATGCTGTTGTTACATTGCTTAAAGGCAAGATAGATATGTTGTATAAAGAGCTACAAGCGATACAactgaaatataatgaaatg TGCGATCGTTCTAAAGaattagaaatagaaaataagaaacttgataatatcaaaattaaattgtataatcaGAGAAGAACATTGAATGATACAATCACTAAGTTGGAAAATAGAAACTCTGATACAATATCAAACCATCAAGCTTTGAGTAATGAAAATGCTGCTTTAAAAAAG aACTTGGAGAACCTTAAGAAGGAACTAAATATGTTAAGTCAGGAATCGACCAATTATAATGTGAGATTAAATAGATCTCTAGAAAGTAACGAGAAACTTAGgaatgaattaaaatgtagGCAGATAGAAGAAAAG GAATTAAGGAATACAATCAGAAAATTAGAAGAAAGCCAGAAAGAAGTTGTAAAACACTTGGAAAGACAACGAAATTATTTAGTGCATGCACTTGAGAGGCAAATGCTACTCGTAGATAATCTGAAGAaacaaaat atatatttaatatcaaatgaGGAAATTCGCTTAACAGAAGAAgactttgcaaaattattattgtggAAACCTGAGCAactgtaa